Proteins from one Podospora pseudocomata strain CBS 415.72m chromosome 4, whole genome shotgun sequence genomic window:
- a CDS encoding hypothetical protein (EggNog:ENOG503Q42X; COG:S) produces the protein MRPLQSIETPAPATADENGETRQQKPKTLPCKYCSKCFRRVEHVQRHERTHTKEKPFSCEWPRCGKHFGRRDLLSRHHKLVHSNEAASNRDGGGHRPRKPSTAGAGMGPVDDHGDVKMLGMQPQPQQQQQQQPQPPPHQMYRQEVLQPTVVSPIAPDPRMSARAPACNLDLLSDAATHLASAGEVSNMQPSMMSGISDHQPPPPPLAPVKTYHDSNPYGDRVREQDPGVMSGVYQTQPAPFEDYNLFLDDYGTQHFLPPGLEMDQGFGSWSRLGGDMRGPSKPASAFPSRFPSLQPDARDPNDGSRMHEDGMQAPNWRIAGANHIAVKNRLDEFSSVLPNDFVFPSRHTLNRFLDGYISGFHEHLPFLHLPSLAPIDLAPELLLAVLAVGAQYRFETNRGHALWYAAKAVALEQIRRRHSHEVHGLLPTPAAYSPHSTRPSPSSGFRHSFPSVHQDRPMTQETHREPYSPNTPHARLETIQAILLLFSVGLWGPKAILQEALGLQSQLAVLVREEGLVAESNQQTVDHETWVRHESATRTKLVAFCFFNLCSIAYNTPPMLLTSDVHLFLPSPSRLWRAETSWQWQEARQTCQFVDITLQDAFMRLLNRSSQVPPPPLTSLGNYVLIHALIQHIFLLKQTSFTSLSPYDFRRGMKPEDVEDVTHALRVWQTGVEQHRQIRTNESGGPASADNFSGGPVAFNSAALLRLAYIRLYTDLSPSRSLETRDHVLIASAFSDAPLLVRNKRLNGAVVPAVHALAHLVKVGVNYVARTKSLEWSMQHSLCNLECAILLSKWLLTLSAIGPADQPLSVEEKHVLDMVCRMLDETEFAVPIDPSLGGGNGGASSSANHHGGGHHQSRSIDMNASASTDSTKLRQLACAVVRLWAETFKGAHIFEILRIMAAGLDGYGDLIEKPRDRTPLGKFVGGQGLG, from the exons ATGCGCCCCCTACAATCCATCGAGACTCCCGCCCCAGCCACTGCCGACGAGAATGGGGAAACCCGGCAGCAGAAGCCCAAGACGCTGCCGTGCAAGTACTGTAGCAAATGCTTCAG GCGCGTGGAACATGTTCAGAGGCACGAAAGGACTCACACCAAGGAAAAGCCCTTTTCCTGCGAGTGGCCTAGGTGTGGAAAGCACTTTGGACGACG AGATTTGCTCTCCCGTCACCATAAGCTTGTCCATTCCAACGAGGCGGCTAGCAACAGAGATGGCGGTGGCCACAGACCGCGGAAGCCCTCGACGGCGGGCGCTGGCATGGGACCTGTTGATGACCATGGTGATGTCAAGATGCTCGGTATGCAACCgcaaccgcagcagcagcagcagcagcaaccgcaaccaccaccgcatcaAATGTATCGACAGGAAGTCTTGCAGCCTACCGTTGTCTCGCCGATCGCCCCTGACCCGCGCATGTCAGCACGGGCGCCAGCCTGCAATCTCGACCTCTTATCTGACGCAGCTACGCATCTTGCTTCGGCCGGCGAAGTCAGCAACATGCAGCCATCCATGATGTCCGGCATCTCGGACCACcagccgcctccgccgccgcttGCTCCGGTGAAAACGTATCACGACAGTAACCCTTACGGGGATCGTGTTCGGGAGCAGGACCCGGGTGTCATGTCGGGTGTATACCAGACCCAGCCGGCCCCTTTTGAGGATTACAATTTGTTTTTGGATGATTATGGGACGCAGCATTTCCTCCCACCAGGGCTCGAAATGGACCAAGGTTTCGGATCGTGGTCTCGTCTAGGGGGCGACATGCGTGGGCCGTCGAAGCCTGCTTCTGCCTTCCCGTCTCGATTCCCGTCACTGCAGCCTGATGCCCGAGATCCAAATGACGGTTCAAGGATGCATGAAGATGGGATGCAGGCTCCCAACTGGAGAATTGCCGGAGCGAATCATATCGCCGTCAAAAACAGGCTGGATGAGTTTTCGTCGGTGCTTCCCAACGACTTTGTGTTTCCATCTCGACATACTCTCAACAGGTTTCTCGACGGATACATCAGTGGGTTCCACGAACACCTACCTTTTCTCCATTTACCAAGCCTGGCACCCATAGATTTGGCACCCGAGCTCTTGCTGGCCGTCCTTGCGGTGGGAGCTCAGTATCGTTTTGAAACAAACCGCGGCCATGCCCTGTGGTATGCTGCAAAGGCTGTGGCCCTGGAACAGATTCGCCGAAGACATAGCCATGAGGTACATGGATTGCTTCCGACGCCAGCCGCCTACAGCCCGCACTCAACTCGACCCTCCCCAAGCTCCGGTTTCAGGCACTCGTTTCCGTCAGTACATCAAGACCGCCCCATGACTCAGGAGACGCACAGAGAGCCTTA TTCTCCAAACACTCCACACGCCCGTCTTGAGACCATCCAAGCTATCCTTTTGCTGTTTTCGGTTGGGCTCTGGGGCCCCAAAGCCATCCTCCAGGAAGCCCTTGGCTTGCAGAGCCAACTCGCTGTGCTAGTCCGGGAGGAGGGACTGGTCGCGGAGTCTAACCAACAGACAGTTGACCACGAGACCTGGGTCCGACATGAATCGGCCACTCGCACGAAGCTTGTCGCATTTTGCTTCTTCAATCTCTGCAGCATCGCTTACAACACCCCGCCAATGTTACTAACATCCGATGTTCACCTCTTCCTGCCCAGCCCGTCTCGACTATGGAGGGCAGAGACAAGCTGGCAGTGGCAAGAAGCACGCCAGACCTGCCAATTTGTCGACATCACCCTGCAAGACGCGTTTATGAGGCTTCTCAACCGCTCGTCTCAAgttccacctccaccgcttACCTCGCTCGGAAACTATGTTCTCATCCACGCTCTCATTCAGCATATCTTCCTTCTCAAGCAGACATCGTTTACCAGCCTCTCGCCATACGACTTTCGACGGGGGATGAAGCCGGAAGACGTCGAAGACGTTACTCACGCTTTGCGGGTGTGGCAGACCGGAGTAGAGCAGCATCGGCAGATCAGAACGAACGAATCAGGAGGACCGGCATCGGCAGACAACTTTTCTGGCGGACCAGTGGCTTTCAACTCGGCAGCGCTGTTGAGGCTAGCGTACATCAGGCTTTACACCGACCTGAGCCCCAGCCGGAGTCTGGAGACGAGGGATCATGTTTTGATTGCGTCAGCGTTCAGTGACGCACCGCTGTTGGTGAGAAACAAGAGGCTGAACGGAGCGGTGGTACCGGCTGTGCATGCGCTGGCCCATTTGGTGAAGGTAGGGGTGAACTATGtggcgaggacgaagagTTTGGAGTGGAGTATGCAGCATTCTT TGTGCAACCTCGAATGCGCCATCCTTCTTTCCAAGTGGCTCTTGACGCTCTCCGCCATAGGCCCGGCCGACCAACCTCTGTCAGTGGAGGAGAAACATGTTTTGGACATGGTTTGCCGGATGCTCGACGAGACAGAATTCGCCGTGCCGATTGATCCTTCGTTGGGTGGCGGGAATGGAGgagcttcgtcgtcggctaATCACCACGGCGGGGGCCATCACCAGTCCCGTTCGATCGACATGAATGCTTCTGCTTCGACGGATAGCACAAAGCTTCGACAGCTAGCTTGTGCGGTAGTGAGGCTGTGGGCGGAAACGTTCAAGGGGGCGCATATCTTTGAGATTTTGAGGATTATGGCGGCAGGGCTGGACGGGTATGGGGATCTGATTGAGAAACCGAGGGATCGGACACCGTTGGGAAAGTTTGTGGGTGGTCAGGGCTTGGGGTGA